In a single window of the Elaeis guineensis isolate ETL-2024a chromosome 6, EG11, whole genome shotgun sequence genome:
- the LOC140858418 gene encoding serine/threonine-protein phosphatase PP1-like isoform X1, with protein MDEGLLDDIITRLLAVKSGRGATKTVQLTEAEIRQLCVSSKGIFLSQPNLLELEAPIKICGDIHGQYSDLLRLFEYGGFPPAANYLFLGDYVDRGKQSIETICLLLAYKIKYRENFFLLRGNHECASINRIYGFYDECKRRFNVRLWKVFTDCFNCLPVAALIDEKILCMHGGLSPDLKNLDQIRNIARPVDVPDQGLLCDLLWADPDKDIEGWGENDRGVSYTFGPDRVSEFLQKQDLDLICRAHQVVEDGYEFFAKRQLVTLFSAPNYCGEFDNAGAMMSVDDTLTCSFQILKPLDKKGRFGFGNNLLKPGTPPRKAMSRANLLLQHHARINCHWHRECWSVVVSLSAMVKIVSRIDLYVPVLNWHRSMWDGTGQYPAICSVMQSCAHCGTSMK; from the exons ATGGATGAGGGCTTGTTGGACGATATCATAACGCGGCTTCTTGCGGTGAAGAGCGGGAGGGGGGCGACGAAGACGGTACAGCTGACCGAGGCGGAGATCCGGCAGCTCTGCGTCTCCTCCAAGGGGATCTTCCTCAGCCAGCCTAATCTTTTGGAGCTCGAGGCGCCGATCAAGATTTGCG GAGATATTCATGGTCAGTATTCTGATCTTCTCCGGTTGTTTGAGTATGGTGGCTTTCCGCCAGCTGCAAACTATCTATTTCTTGGGGACTATGTTGATCGGGGCAAACAGAGCATAGAGACCATATGTCTCCTCCTTGCATataagataaagtacagagaaaaCTTCTTTCTTCTGAGGGGCAACCATGAGTGTGCTTCCATTAATCGTATCTATGGGTTTTATGATGAGTGCAAGAGAAGGTTTAATGTTCGGCTATGGAAAGTTTTTACTGATTGTTTCAACTGCCTTCCAGTGGCTGCGCTTATTGATGAAAAGATACTCTGCATGCATGGGGGGTTGTCACCTGACTTGAAAAACTTGGATCAGATCCGAAATATTGCTAGACCAGTGGATGTACCAGACCAAGGCCTCCTTTGTGATCTGTTATGGGCTGACCCTGACAAAGATATTGAAGGCTGGGGTGAAAATGATAGAGGTGTCTCCTATACTTTTGGGCCTGACAGAGTCTCTGAGTTCCTTCAGAAGCAAGACTTGGACCTCATCTGTCGAGCTCACCAG GTTGTGGAAGATGGTTATGAGTTTTTTGCAAAACGCCAGCTGGTGACTCTGTTTTCTGCACCAAACTATTGTGGGGAGTTTGACAATGCTGGTGCCATGATGAGTGTAGATGATACTTTGACCTGTTCTTTCCAGATCTTGAAACCATTAGATAAGAAAGGAAGATTTGGATTTGGAAACAACTTATTGAAACCAGGGACTCCTCCTAGAAAG GCAATGTCCAGAGCGAATCTACTTTTGCAACATCATGCTAGAATTAACTGCCACTGGCATAGGGAATGCTGGTCAGTGGTTGTCTCACTAAGTGCCATGGTGAAAATAGTAAGCAGGATTGATCTGTATGTACCTGTACTGAACTGGCATAGGTCTATGTGGGATGGCACTGGTCAATACCCTGCAATATGTAGCGTGATGCAGAGTTGTGCCCATTGTGGAACCAGCATGAAATGA
- the LOC140858418 gene encoding serine/threonine-protein phosphatase PP1-like isoform X2, whose amino-acid sequence MDEGLLDDIITRLLAVKSGRGATKTVQLTEAEIRQLCVSSKGIFLSQPNLLELEAPIKICGDIHGQYSDLLRLFEYGGFPPAANYLFLGDYVDRGKQSIETICLLLAYKIKYRENFFLLRGNHECASINRIYGFYDECKRRFNVRLWKVFTDCFNCLPVAALIDEKILCMHGGLSPDLKNLDQIRNIARPVDVPDQGLLCDLLWADPDKDIEGWGENDRGVSYTFGPDRVSEFLQKQDLDLICRAHQVVEDGYEFFAKRQLVTLFSAPNYCGEFDNAGAMMSVDDTLTCSFQILKPLDKKGRFGFGNNLLKPGTPPRKLQRRNLAKFC is encoded by the exons ATGGATGAGGGCTTGTTGGACGATATCATAACGCGGCTTCTTGCGGTGAAGAGCGGGAGGGGGGCGACGAAGACGGTACAGCTGACCGAGGCGGAGATCCGGCAGCTCTGCGTCTCCTCCAAGGGGATCTTCCTCAGCCAGCCTAATCTTTTGGAGCTCGAGGCGCCGATCAAGATTTGCG GAGATATTCATGGTCAGTATTCTGATCTTCTCCGGTTGTTTGAGTATGGTGGCTTTCCGCCAGCTGCAAACTATCTATTTCTTGGGGACTATGTTGATCGGGGCAAACAGAGCATAGAGACCATATGTCTCCTCCTTGCATataagataaagtacagagaaaaCTTCTTTCTTCTGAGGGGCAACCATGAGTGTGCTTCCATTAATCGTATCTATGGGTTTTATGATGAGTGCAAGAGAAGGTTTAATGTTCGGCTATGGAAAGTTTTTACTGATTGTTTCAACTGCCTTCCAGTGGCTGCGCTTATTGATGAAAAGATACTCTGCATGCATGGGGGGTTGTCACCTGACTTGAAAAACTTGGATCAGATCCGAAATATTGCTAGACCAGTGGATGTACCAGACCAAGGCCTCCTTTGTGATCTGTTATGGGCTGACCCTGACAAAGATATTGAAGGCTGGGGTGAAAATGATAGAGGTGTCTCCTATACTTTTGGGCCTGACAGAGTCTCTGAGTTCCTTCAGAAGCAAGACTTGGACCTCATCTGTCGAGCTCACCAG GTTGTGGAAGATGGTTATGAGTTTTTTGCAAAACGCCAGCTGGTGACTCTGTTTTCTGCACCAAACTATTGTGGGGAGTTTGACAATGCTGGTGCCATGATGAGTGTAGATGATACTTTGACCTGTTCTTTCCAGATCTTGAAACCATTAGATAAGAAAGGAAGATTTGGATTTGGAAACAACTTATTGAAACCAGGGACTCCTCCTAGAAAG TTACAGAGGAGAAATTTGGCAAAATTTTGTTGA
- the LOC105047518 gene encoding LOW QUALITY PROTEIN: neutral ceramidase (The sequence of the model RefSeq protein was modified relative to this genomic sequence to represent the inferred CDS: inserted 1 base in 1 codon), whose protein sequence is MELFLLSYSYAHTAFARIWFWLLLVLFFHNCRGTLSDSTYLIGVGSYDITGPAADVNMMGYANAEQTASGIHFRLKARSFIVAEPEGNRVVFVNLDACMASQLVTIKVIERLKSRYGGIYNEQNVAISGIHTHAGPGGYLQYIVYIVTSLGFVRQSFDVIVDGIEKSIIQAHENLRPGNIFVNKGELLDAGVNRSPSAYLNNPAAERSQYKYNVDKEMTLLKFVDDEWGPVGSFNWFATHGTSMSRTNSLISGDNKGAAARFMEDWAEQKGFPKGINSIYHDAFGVGSKPKRRVSRIIPQPHENFNELQQLASSFQASGGRLLASSLSVSQRVRSDQGNKPKFVSAFCQSNCGDVSPNVLGTFCIDTGLPCDFNHSTCNGKNELCYGRGPGYPDEFESTRIIGERQFIKAMDLFSAASEQVKGKVDYRHTYIDFSQLEVNLPSSXGSSGCVQTCPAAMGFSFAAGTTDGPGAFDFKQGDNKGNPFWKLVRNLLKTPTKEQIECQKPKPILLDTGEMKQPYDWAPSILPIQIIRIGQVVILCVPGEFTTMAGRRLRDAVQTVLTSGGAGEFGSNIHIVIAGLSNTYSQYVTTFEEYQIQRYEGASTLYGPHTLSAYIQEFKKLASALISGQNVPPGPQPPDLLDKQISLLPGVVVDTTPIGVKFGDASTDVPENSTFKPGDMVTATFWSACPRNDLLTDGTFALVEILDGSNTWIPAYDDDDFCLRFKWSRPSKLSSRSYATIEWWIPETVISGIYRLRHFGASKSLFGSIKHFTGASHAFVVS, encoded by the exons ATGGAGCTATTTCTTCTTTCCTACAGCTATGCTCATACTGCATTTGCAAGAATTTGGTTTTGGCTTCTGCTAGTACTCTTTTTTCACAACTGCAGGGGAACTCTCTCAGATTCAACATACTTGATTGGGGTTGGGAGCTATGACATAACAGGACCTGCAGCTGATGTCAACATGATGGGGTATGCTAATGCCGAGCAGACTGCATCTGGAATTCATTTCCGGCTAAAGGCCCGCTCATTCATTGTTGCTGAGCCTGAGGGGAACCGTGTGGTGTTTGTGAATCTTGATGCTTGCATGGCATCCCAACTTGTTACCATCAAAGTGATTGAAAGACTCAAGTCAAG GTATGGAGGCATTTACAATGAACAAAATGTTGCCATCAGTGGCATTCATACTCATGCTGGACCTGGGGGTTATCTTCAATATATTGTGTATATTGTAACATCTCTTGGATTTGTAAGGCAATCATTTGATGTCATTGTTGATGGCATCGAGAAAAGTATTATACAAGCTCATGAAAACCTCCGACCTGGAAATATCTTTGTGAATAAAG GAGAGCTCCTGGATGCTGGTGTCAATCGCAGTCCTAGTGCCTACCTAAATAATCCTGCTGCTGAGCGCAGCCAATACAAGTACAATGTTGATAAAGAAATGACTCTGCTGAAGTTTGTAGATGATGAATGGGGTCCAGTTGGAAGTTTTAACTGGTTTGCAACTCATGGAACTTCCATGAGTCGCACAAACTCCTTGATAAGTGGAGACAACAAAGGAGCTGCTGCACGTTTCATGGAGGACTGGGCTGAACAAAAGGGTTTTCCTAAAGGAATCAACAGCATATACCATGATGCTTTTGGGGTTGGCAGCAAACCAAAGCGAAGAGTCTCTCGCATAATTCCTCAGCCACATGAGAACT TCAATGAGTTACAGCAACTAGCATCCTCCTTCCAGGCATCAGGTGGAAGGTTATTAGCAAGTTCTTTGAGTGTCTCACAGCGTGTCCGGAGTGATCAGGGTAACAAACCAAAATTTGTGTCTGCATTTTGTCAATCAAATTGTGGAGATGTTAGTCCCAATGTGCTTGGAACATTTTGCATAGACACTGGACTCCCTTGTGATTTCAACCACAGTACCTGCAATGGGAAAAATGAACTCTGCTATGGCCGTGGCCCAGG ATACCCAGACGAGTTTGAAAGCACGCGCATCATCGGTGAAAGGCAATTCATCAAAGCTATGGATCTCTTCAGTGCCGCATCTGAGCAAGTAAAAGGGAAGGTTGATTATCGCCACACTTACATAGATTTCTCCCAGCTTGAGGTTAACCTTCCTTCAA AGGGGAGTTCAGGATGTGTCCAAACATGTCCAGCAGCGATGGGATTTTCTTTTGCTGCAGGAACCACTGATGGCCCTGGCGCATTTGATTTCAAGCAAGGGGATAATAAG GGTAATCCTTTCTGGAAATTAGTGAGGAACTTACTGAAAACACCAACTAAGGAGCAAATTGAATGTCAGAAGCCAAAGCCTATTTTACTTGATACCGGTGAAATGAAGCAACCATATGATTGGGCG CCTTCGATACTTCCAATCCAGATAATCCGAATAGGACAAGTGGTCATCCTCTGTGTACCTGGAG AATTCACAACAATGGCTGGGAGGCGTCTCCGAGATGCGGTGCAAACAGTACTTACTAGTGGTGGCGCTGGTGAATTTGGTAGCAATATTCACATTGTTATTGCTGGGTTGTCGAACACATACTCTCAATATGTGACCACCTTTGAGGAATACCAGATCCAAAGATATGAG GGAGCATCGACATTATATGGTCCACATACATTGAGTGCCTACATTCAGGAATTCAAGAAGCTTGCTTCTGCACTTATCAGTGGTCAAAATGTCCCACCAGGCCCACAACCTCCAGATCTCCTGGACAAGCAAATCAGCTTGCTCCCTGGAGTTGTGGTGGATACAACTCCTATTGGTGTGAAGTTTGGGGATGCCAGTACTGATGTTCCTGAGAATTCTACATTCAAGCCCGGCGACATGGTGACAGCCACATTTTGGTCTGCTTGCCCTAGGAATGACCTCCTAACTGATGGTACATTTGCTCTTGTGGAGATCTTAGATGGTAGCAACACTTGGATTCCTGCctatgatgatgatgatttcTGTCTGCGTTTCAAATGGTCAAGGCCTTCAAAGCTTAGTTCTCGGAGCTATGCAACCATAGAGTGGTGGATCCCTGAAACAGTAATCTCGGGCATCTATAGATTAAGGCATTTTGGTGCTTCGAAGAGCTTGTTTGGGTCAATCAAACATTTCACAGGCGCTTCTCATGCCTTTGTCGTTTCTTGA